The following proteins come from a genomic window of Sorghum bicolor cultivar BTx623 chromosome 3, Sorghum_bicolor_NCBIv3, whole genome shotgun sequence:
- the LOC8056112 gene encoding uncharacterized protein LOC8056112 isoform X2, which translates to MGVMSRRVLPACSSLCYFCPSLRARSRQPVKRYKKIIADIYQLPSDGEPNDRRIGKLCDYVSRNPTRIPKITEYLEQRFYKDLRHENFTLAKVVPCIYRKLLCSCKELTPLLATSSLSTIRTLLDMKAHDDLQILGCLMLVDFLNGQVDSTHMFHLEGLIPKLCNIGQQLREDDEGLRLRSAALQALASMVQYMGDHSHISMELDEVVSVIISCYEANQTLSIKEVVRFQDDDDLVINGNLAVLPVSGQNSAKVASDTMSASENPAHWARVCLRNMANIAKEATTVRRILDPLFRLFDSHDYWSSESGIALSVLQEMQKLMDKSGQHGHLLLSFTIKHIDHKSIAKNSVKQINIVKVASHLARHAKLKASVTIASAISDLIKHLRKCMHFAIEASNAHADDDKWYSDLYVALEECLVQLTEKVGDVGPILDMVGVMLENLSHTTIARTTISSVYRTSQIAASVYKSSYHQKAFPEALFHQLLLAMLHPDNKTRIGSHRVLSTIVAPSLLCPWSAMSFPIPMKGDDSQNLHLLVLSAFSSEAIINEARTKNKIQASLQENNKSEAIVDAENGYAQTEPDKRKYPGSPYLNEHDRTTFNDENLKFMKLNNHQIVLLLSSIWSQASLDDNSPANFEAMALAYSIALLCSKSKSSSHVALVHCFQLAFSLRRKSLSHESDLQPSRRRCLYTMASAMLIFSAKFADLHQIIPLVKAAAPEKMVDPHLCLTDDCQLINTSAESSNSEMVYGSEEDESDALAFLSAVNKHDTELIETVMCHFKEKFENLPEKFNWIEEQLLQEFSLDDSFPLGAPLFMETPHSCLVYAEKDEQCFDEDTVPYDLEDDDDIIFEHSGSQSDRKTSGSMASSDVLTVNQLMESVHETARQVANVPVSANPVPYDQMKSQCEALVMEKQQKMSVLLSFKHSRTDSHGSAGVDGLETNESSLRSEPELRKGRMRRCDSASSESDCSFRLPPASPYDKFLKAAGR; encoded by the exons ATGGGGGTAATGTCACGGCGGGTTCTGCCTGCCTGCAGCAGCCTTTGCTACTTCTGCCCTTCTCTGCGGGCACGCTCACGGCAGCCTGTCAAGCGGTACAAGAAGATCATAGCAGATATCTACCAGCTGCCATCG GATGGAGAGCCAAATGATAGAAGGATTGGGAAACTCTGTGATTATGTCTCGAGAAATCCAACACGCATACCAAAG ATCACAGAGTATCTTGAGCAGAGATTCTATAAAGATCTGAGGCACGAGAATTTTACGTTGGCCAAAGTTGTGCCATGCATCTATAGGAAACTTCTCTGTTCATGCAAGGAGCTCAC GCCATTGCTAGCCACAAGCTCATTAAGCACCATTCGCACTCTTCTTGATATGAAAGCGCATGATGATCTACAGATTCTGGGTTGTCTTATGCTTGTTGACTTCCTCAATGGCCAG GTTGACAGCACACATATGTTTCATTTGGAAGGTCTCATACCCAAACTTTGCAACATTGGTCAACAATTAAGGGAAGATGATGAAGGGCTCCGTCTTCGGTCTGCAGCTCTTCAGGCTCTTGCTTCTATG GTCCAATACATGGGTGACCACTCACACATTTCAATGGAACTTGATGAA GTTGTCTCAGTGATCATAAGCTGTTATGAGGCTAATCAAACACTCTCAATAAAAGAGGTAGTCAGATTTCAAGATGATGATGATTTGGTCATTAATGGGAACTTGGCTGTGTTACCAGTGTCTGGACAAAATAGTGCCAAAGTGGCATCTGATACAAT GTCTGCATCTGAAAATCCAGCACACTGGGCAAGGGTTTGCTTGCGAAATATGGCTAATATTGCAAAGGAGGCCACAACTGTGCGGCGTATTCTTGATCCTCTTTTCCGCCTTTTTGACAGCCACGACTATTGGTCTTCTGAAAGTGGGATTGCCCTCTCTGTTCTGCAAGAAATGCAGAAGCTGATGGACAAATCAG GGCAGCATGGTCATTTGTTGTTATCTTTCACTATAAAGCATATAGACCATAAAAGTATTGCCAAGAATTCTGTAAAGCAAATCAATATTGTAAAAGTTGCTTCACATCTTGCAAGGCATGCAAAGTTGAAGGCATCAGTGACAATAGCAAGTGCAATTAGTGACTTAATAAAGCACTTGCGCAAATGTATGCATTTTGCTATTGAAGCATCTAATGCACATGCTGATGATGACAAGTGGTACAGTGATCTTTATGTGGCCTTGGAGGAGTGCCTAGTGCAGTTGACAGAAAAG GTTGGGGATGTTGGTCCTATTCTTGACATGGTTGGGGTAATGCTTGAGAATCTCTCTCATACTACCATCGCAAGAACAACAATTTCATCTGTTTATCGCACATCGCAAATAGCAGCGTCTGTCTACAAGTCATCATACCATCAGAAG GCATTTCCTGAAGCTTTATTTCACCAGCTTCTCTTAGCAATGTTGCACCCAGACAATAAGACAAGGATTGGTTCACATCGTGTTCTATCCACCATTGTAGCACCTTCATTGCTGTGTCCATGGTCGGCCATGAGCTTTCCTATCCCAATGAAGGGTGATGATTCGCAGAACTTGCATTTGTTGGTTCTCTCAGCTTTCTCTTCCGAAGCCATAATCAATGAAGCACGGACCAAAAACAAGATCCAAGCATCCTTGCAGGAAAACAACAAATCAGAAGCTATAGTTGATGCTGAGAATGGATACGCACAGACAGAACCAGATAAAAGGAAGTACCCAGGGAGCCCATATCTGAATGAGCATGATCGTACAACATTTAACGATGAA AACTTAAAGTTCATGAAGTTGAATAACCACCAGATTGTTCTCCTTCTTTCATCTATTTGGAGTCAAGCATCTCTGGATGATAACTCACCTGCAAATTTTGAAGCAATGGCCCTTGCATACAGCATTGCTTTATTATgttcaaaatcaaaa AGCTCCAGTCATGTGGCACTAGTTCACTGTTTCCAGTTGGCGTTCTCTCTCAGGAGAAAGTCTCTTAGCCATGAAA GTGATTTGCAGCCATCTCGTAGAAGATGTCTGTATACGATGGCATCAGCAATGCTCATCTTTTCAGCAAAATTTGCTGATCTTCACCAGATAATTCCTCTTGTGAAAGCTGCAGCACCAGAGAAAATG GTTGATCCTCATCTTTGCTTGACGGATGACTGCCAGCTCATTAATACCTCTGCAGAGTCATCTAACAGTGAGATGGTTTATGGTTCTGAGGAAGACGAAAGTGATGCACTGGCCTTTCTTTCAGCCGTAAACAAGCATGACACAGAGCTAATAGAAACAGTGATGTGCCACTTTAAGGAGAAGTTTGAAAATTTACCAGAG AAGTTTAATTGGATAGAAGAACAGCTTCTTCAAGAGTTTTCCCTGGATGATTCATTTCCTCTTGGTGCCCCACTATTCATGGAGACGCCACACtcttgtttagtgtatgcagaaaaggatgaacaatgTTTTGATGAG GATACTGTTCCTTATGATctagaggacgacgacgacatcaTCTTTGAACATAGTGGATCTCAATCTGACAGGAAAACATCAGGTTCCATGGCTTCGTCAGATGTTCTAACTGTCAATCAACTAATGGAATCT GTTCATGAGACTGCAAGGCAAGTTGCTAATGTTCCAGTTTCCGCCAACCCTGTACCATACGACCAAATGAAGAGTCAGTGTGAAGCCCTGGTCATGGAAAAGCAACAGAAGATGTCTGTTCTCTTGAGCTTCAAGCATTCGAGGACTGACTCGCATGGTTCAGCCGGTGTGGATGGGCTCGAAACGAATGAG TCTTCTTTGCGATCTGAGCCAGAGTTGAGGAAGGGGCGCATGCGCCGTTGCGATTCAGCATCCAGCGAATCTGACTGTTCGTTCAggctgccacctgctagcccaTACGACAAGTTCCTGAAAGCGGCTGGACGGTAG
- the LOC8056112 gene encoding uncharacterized protein LOC8056112 isoform X1, whose amino-acid sequence MGVMSRRVLPACSSLCYFCPSLRARSRQPVKRYKKIIADIYQLPSDGEPNDRRIGKLCDYVSRNPTRIPKITEYLEQRFYKDLRHENFTLAKVVPCIYRKLLCSCKELTPLLATSSLSTIRTLLDMKAHDDLQILGCLMLVDFLNGQVDSTHMFHLEGLIPKLCNIGQQLREDDEGLRLRSAALQALASMVQYMGDHSHISMELDEVVSVIISCYEANQTLSIKEVVRFQDDDDLVINGNLAVLPVSGQNSAKVASDTIRSASENPAHWARVCLRNMANIAKEATTVRRILDPLFRLFDSHDYWSSESGIALSVLQEMQKLMDKSGQHGHLLLSFTIKHIDHKSIAKNSVKQINIVKVASHLARHAKLKASVTIASAISDLIKHLRKCMHFAIEASNAHADDDKWYSDLYVALEECLVQLTEKVGDVGPILDMVGVMLENLSHTTIARTTISSVYRTSQIAASVYKSSYHQKAFPEALFHQLLLAMLHPDNKTRIGSHRVLSTIVAPSLLCPWSAMSFPIPMKGDDSQNLHLLVLSAFSSEAIINEARTKNKIQASLQENNKSEAIVDAENGYAQTEPDKRKYPGSPYLNEHDRTTFNDENLKFMKLNNHQIVLLLSSIWSQASLDDNSPANFEAMALAYSIALLCSKSKSSSHVALVHCFQLAFSLRRKSLSHESDLQPSRRRCLYTMASAMLIFSAKFADLHQIIPLVKAAAPEKMVDPHLCLTDDCQLINTSAESSNSEMVYGSEEDESDALAFLSAVNKHDTELIETVMCHFKEKFENLPEKFNWIEEQLLQEFSLDDSFPLGAPLFMETPHSCLVYAEKDEQCFDEDTVPYDLEDDDDIIFEHSGSQSDRKTSGSMASSDVLTVNQLMESVHETARQVANVPVSANPVPYDQMKSQCEALVMEKQQKMSVLLSFKHSRTDSHGSAGVDGLETNESSLRSEPELRKGRMRRCDSASSESDCSFRLPPASPYDKFLKAAGR is encoded by the exons ATGGGGGTAATGTCACGGCGGGTTCTGCCTGCCTGCAGCAGCCTTTGCTACTTCTGCCCTTCTCTGCGGGCACGCTCACGGCAGCCTGTCAAGCGGTACAAGAAGATCATAGCAGATATCTACCAGCTGCCATCG GATGGAGAGCCAAATGATAGAAGGATTGGGAAACTCTGTGATTATGTCTCGAGAAATCCAACACGCATACCAAAG ATCACAGAGTATCTTGAGCAGAGATTCTATAAAGATCTGAGGCACGAGAATTTTACGTTGGCCAAAGTTGTGCCATGCATCTATAGGAAACTTCTCTGTTCATGCAAGGAGCTCAC GCCATTGCTAGCCACAAGCTCATTAAGCACCATTCGCACTCTTCTTGATATGAAAGCGCATGATGATCTACAGATTCTGGGTTGTCTTATGCTTGTTGACTTCCTCAATGGCCAG GTTGACAGCACACATATGTTTCATTTGGAAGGTCTCATACCCAAACTTTGCAACATTGGTCAACAATTAAGGGAAGATGATGAAGGGCTCCGTCTTCGGTCTGCAGCTCTTCAGGCTCTTGCTTCTATG GTCCAATACATGGGTGACCACTCACACATTTCAATGGAACTTGATGAA GTTGTCTCAGTGATCATAAGCTGTTATGAGGCTAATCAAACACTCTCAATAAAAGAGGTAGTCAGATTTCAAGATGATGATGATTTGGTCATTAATGGGAACTTGGCTGTGTTACCAGTGTCTGGACAAAATAGTGCCAAAGTGGCATCTGATACAAT CAGGTCTGCATCTGAAAATCCAGCACACTGGGCAAGGGTTTGCTTGCGAAATATGGCTAATATTGCAAAGGAGGCCACAACTGTGCGGCGTATTCTTGATCCTCTTTTCCGCCTTTTTGACAGCCACGACTATTGGTCTTCTGAAAGTGGGATTGCCCTCTCTGTTCTGCAAGAAATGCAGAAGCTGATGGACAAATCAG GGCAGCATGGTCATTTGTTGTTATCTTTCACTATAAAGCATATAGACCATAAAAGTATTGCCAAGAATTCTGTAAAGCAAATCAATATTGTAAAAGTTGCTTCACATCTTGCAAGGCATGCAAAGTTGAAGGCATCAGTGACAATAGCAAGTGCAATTAGTGACTTAATAAAGCACTTGCGCAAATGTATGCATTTTGCTATTGAAGCATCTAATGCACATGCTGATGATGACAAGTGGTACAGTGATCTTTATGTGGCCTTGGAGGAGTGCCTAGTGCAGTTGACAGAAAAG GTTGGGGATGTTGGTCCTATTCTTGACATGGTTGGGGTAATGCTTGAGAATCTCTCTCATACTACCATCGCAAGAACAACAATTTCATCTGTTTATCGCACATCGCAAATAGCAGCGTCTGTCTACAAGTCATCATACCATCAGAAG GCATTTCCTGAAGCTTTATTTCACCAGCTTCTCTTAGCAATGTTGCACCCAGACAATAAGACAAGGATTGGTTCACATCGTGTTCTATCCACCATTGTAGCACCTTCATTGCTGTGTCCATGGTCGGCCATGAGCTTTCCTATCCCAATGAAGGGTGATGATTCGCAGAACTTGCATTTGTTGGTTCTCTCAGCTTTCTCTTCCGAAGCCATAATCAATGAAGCACGGACCAAAAACAAGATCCAAGCATCCTTGCAGGAAAACAACAAATCAGAAGCTATAGTTGATGCTGAGAATGGATACGCACAGACAGAACCAGATAAAAGGAAGTACCCAGGGAGCCCATATCTGAATGAGCATGATCGTACAACATTTAACGATGAA AACTTAAAGTTCATGAAGTTGAATAACCACCAGATTGTTCTCCTTCTTTCATCTATTTGGAGTCAAGCATCTCTGGATGATAACTCACCTGCAAATTTTGAAGCAATGGCCCTTGCATACAGCATTGCTTTATTATgttcaaaatcaaaa AGCTCCAGTCATGTGGCACTAGTTCACTGTTTCCAGTTGGCGTTCTCTCTCAGGAGAAAGTCTCTTAGCCATGAAA GTGATTTGCAGCCATCTCGTAGAAGATGTCTGTATACGATGGCATCAGCAATGCTCATCTTTTCAGCAAAATTTGCTGATCTTCACCAGATAATTCCTCTTGTGAAAGCTGCAGCACCAGAGAAAATG GTTGATCCTCATCTTTGCTTGACGGATGACTGCCAGCTCATTAATACCTCTGCAGAGTCATCTAACAGTGAGATGGTTTATGGTTCTGAGGAAGACGAAAGTGATGCACTGGCCTTTCTTTCAGCCGTAAACAAGCATGACACAGAGCTAATAGAAACAGTGATGTGCCACTTTAAGGAGAAGTTTGAAAATTTACCAGAG AAGTTTAATTGGATAGAAGAACAGCTTCTTCAAGAGTTTTCCCTGGATGATTCATTTCCTCTTGGTGCCCCACTATTCATGGAGACGCCACACtcttgtttagtgtatgcagaaaaggatgaacaatgTTTTGATGAG GATACTGTTCCTTATGATctagaggacgacgacgacatcaTCTTTGAACATAGTGGATCTCAATCTGACAGGAAAACATCAGGTTCCATGGCTTCGTCAGATGTTCTAACTGTCAATCAACTAATGGAATCT GTTCATGAGACTGCAAGGCAAGTTGCTAATGTTCCAGTTTCCGCCAACCCTGTACCATACGACCAAATGAAGAGTCAGTGTGAAGCCCTGGTCATGGAAAAGCAACAGAAGATGTCTGTTCTCTTGAGCTTCAAGCATTCGAGGACTGACTCGCATGGTTCAGCCGGTGTGGATGGGCTCGAAACGAATGAG TCTTCTTTGCGATCTGAGCCAGAGTTGAGGAAGGGGCGCATGCGCCGTTGCGATTCAGCATCCAGCGAATCTGACTGTTCGTTCAggctgccacctgctagcccaTACGACAAGTTCCTGAAAGCGGCTGGACGGTAG
- the LOC8078679 gene encoding patatin-like protein 3 isoform X1: MENNHACPPPSKGNLITILSIDGGGVKGIIPGTFLAFLESKLQELDGSNARIANYFDVIAGTSTGGLITAMLAAPSLNNAKQPCYEAKDIVPFYLKHSPRIFPCRTGILGWFFKILQIIKMIIGPKYDGKYLHKMTNDLLGDTRLKETLTNVVVPTFDVKCVKPTIFSTFKARSDTLMNARLGDVCIGTSAAPTVLPAHYFETVDYHTGSSRSFNIIDGGLAANNPTLVAMGEITEQIRQKSKEFPETKPLDYHRYLVVSLGTGLPEQDIKFDACRVAKWGIFGWFGRENTMPLLQMFLHASSDMTDSYVADLFKAIGCSDQLLRIQDRNIPIGAVPADLSTEKNLQGLVKIGENLLHKPLSKDDYKINYIETVPKDSRALTYAGMLTQFAKLLSDERKLRLQNMELDDGSKS; encoded by the exons ATGGAAAATAATCATGCATGTCCACCACCGAGCAAGGGAAACCTGATCACAATATTGAGTATCGATGGTGGTGGGGTTAAGGGTATCATCCCTGGTACCTTCCTTGCATTCCTTGAGTCTAAACTTCAG GAGCTTGATGGGAGCAACGCACGCATAGCTAACTACTTTGATGTCATCGCTGGCACAAGCACAGGTGGTCTTATTACTGCTATGCTAGCAGCACCATCACTGAACAATGCTAAGCAACCATGCTATGAGGCCAAGGATATTGTGCCATTCTACCTCAAACATAGTCCTCGCATCTTTCCATGCAG AACTGGAATTTTGGGCTGGTTCTTCAAGATCCTGCAAATAATTAAGATGATAATTGGGCCAAAATATGATGGAAAGTACCTGCACAAAATGACCAATGATTTGCTGGGCGATACGAGATTGAAAGAAACATTGACAAATGTTGTTGTTCCTACTTTTGATGTTAAGTGCGTAAAGCCAACAATATTCAGCACATTCAAG GCGAGATCTGATACCTTGATGAATGCTCGTCTTGGTGATGTGTGTATTGGCACATCTGCAGCACCAACAGTTCTCCCCGCACACTATTTTGAAACTGTGGATTATCACACTGGTTCATCACGTAGCTTCAACATTATTGATGGGGGTCTCGCTGCAAACAATCCG ACTTTGGTGGCAATGGGTGAGATAACAGAACAGATCAGACAGAAGAGCAAGGAATTCCCTGAGACCAAGCCCTTGGACTATCATAGATATCTGGTAGTATCGTTAGGCACAGGTCTTCCAGAGCAAGACATCAAATTTGATGCGTGTCGTGTTGCCAAGTGGGGCATTTTTGGATGGTTTGGCCGGGAGAATACCATGCCTTTGCTGCAAATGTTCTTACATGCTAGCTCAGACATGACTGATAGTTATGTTGCGGACCTTTTCAAAGCAATTGGGTGCTCAGACCAACTGCTGCGTATTCAG GACCGCAACATACCAATAGGGGCTGTGCCAGCCGACCTCTCAACGGAGAAGAATCTTCAAGGGCTGGTTAAGATTGGAGAAAACCTTCTGCATAAGCCACTAAGCAAGGATGATTATAAGATCAACTACATCGAGACAGTGCCGAAAGATAGCCGTGCTCTAACCTATGCTGGTATGCTCACACAGTTTGCAAAGCTCCTTTCTGATGAGAGGAAGCTTAGGCTTCAGAACATGGAACTGGATGACGGTAGCAAATCCTGA
- the LOC8078679 gene encoding patatin-like protein 2 isoform X2 yields MENNHACPPPSKGNLITILSIDGGGVKGIIPGTFLAFLESKLQELDGSNARIANYFDVIAGTSTGGLITAMLAAPSLNNAKQPCYEAKDIVPFYLKHSPRIFPCRTGILGWFFKILQIIKMIIGPKYDGKYLHKMTNDLLGDTRLKETLTNVVVPTFDVKCVKPTIFSTFKARSDTLMNARLGDVCIGTSAAPTVLPAHYFETVDYHTGSSRSFNIIDGGLAANNPTLVAMGEITEQIRQKSKEFPETKPLDYHRYLVVSLGTGLPEQDIKFDACRVAKWGIFGWFGRENTMPLLQMFLHASSDMTDSYVADLFKAIGCSDQLLRIQAVMVGLQEPGLHKQQHKHLQARENCP; encoded by the exons ATGGAAAATAATCATGCATGTCCACCACCGAGCAAGGGAAACCTGATCACAATATTGAGTATCGATGGTGGTGGGGTTAAGGGTATCATCCCTGGTACCTTCCTTGCATTCCTTGAGTCTAAACTTCAG GAGCTTGATGGGAGCAACGCACGCATAGCTAACTACTTTGATGTCATCGCTGGCACAAGCACAGGTGGTCTTATTACTGCTATGCTAGCAGCACCATCACTGAACAATGCTAAGCAACCATGCTATGAGGCCAAGGATATTGTGCCATTCTACCTCAAACATAGTCCTCGCATCTTTCCATGCAG AACTGGAATTTTGGGCTGGTTCTTCAAGATCCTGCAAATAATTAAGATGATAATTGGGCCAAAATATGATGGAAAGTACCTGCACAAAATGACCAATGATTTGCTGGGCGATACGAGATTGAAAGAAACATTGACAAATGTTGTTGTTCCTACTTTTGATGTTAAGTGCGTAAAGCCAACAATATTCAGCACATTCAAG GCGAGATCTGATACCTTGATGAATGCTCGTCTTGGTGATGTGTGTATTGGCACATCTGCAGCACCAACAGTTCTCCCCGCACACTATTTTGAAACTGTGGATTATCACACTGGTTCATCACGTAGCTTCAACATTATTGATGGGGGTCTCGCTGCAAACAATCCG ACTTTGGTGGCAATGGGTGAGATAACAGAACAGATCAGACAGAAGAGCAAGGAATTCCCTGAGACCAAGCCCTTGGACTATCATAGATATCTGGTAGTATCGTTAGGCACAGGTCTTCCAGAGCAAGACATCAAATTTGATGCGTGTCGTGTTGCCAAGTGGGGCATTTTTGGATGGTTTGGCCGGGAGAATACCATGCCTTTGCTGCAAATGTTCTTACATGCTAGCTCAGACATGACTGATAGTTATGTTGCGGACCTTTTCAAAGCAATTGGGTGCTCAGACCAACTGCTGCGTATTCAG GCAGTCATGGTTGGATTACAGGAACCTGGCCTGCACAAGCAGCAGCATAAGCATCTGCAAGCCCGGGAAAACTGTCCTT GA